One Nonomuraea angiospora DNA segment encodes these proteins:
- a CDS encoding sugar isomerase domain-containing protein, with protein MKWISRAMELLGEIERTQEDALAEAARIASEAILGGGVVHTFGTGHSRIGVEEMFPRYGSYPGFHPIVDLSTTFYTQVAGSNGMRQAMFIERVEGLAEAILANFELRPSDAAIVFSVSGLNAVPIEMAMGLRKAGLSVVAVTSMNETMAVEPGHPSGTRLADHADVVVDLRTPVGDALCQVEGLAEPVGPGSTLAAVSVVNEIKVRTAELLVAGGWTPPVISSAKLVGGPRSEELFEAAYLEHARRAAAVLRKP; from the coding sequence ATGAAGTGGATAAGCCGCGCCATGGAGCTGCTCGGCGAGATCGAACGGACACAGGAGGACGCCCTTGCCGAAGCCGCTCGCATCGCCTCTGAGGCGATCCTCGGCGGAGGAGTGGTGCACACGTTCGGAACCGGACATTCGCGGATAGGCGTGGAGGAGATGTTCCCCCGCTACGGCTCCTACCCCGGCTTCCACCCCATCGTCGACCTGTCCACGACCTTCTACACCCAGGTGGCCGGCTCGAACGGGATGCGCCAGGCCATGTTCATCGAACGCGTCGAAGGGCTGGCCGAGGCCATCCTGGCCAACTTCGAGCTGCGGCCGAGCGACGCGGCCATCGTCTTCAGCGTCAGCGGGCTGAACGCCGTGCCCATCGAGATGGCCATGGGCCTGCGCAAGGCGGGCCTGTCCGTGGTGGCCGTGACCTCGATGAACGAGACCATGGCCGTCGAGCCCGGACACCCCAGCGGCACCCGGCTGGCCGACCACGCCGACGTGGTGGTCGACCTGCGCACCCCGGTCGGCGACGCGCTCTGCCAGGTCGAGGGGCTGGCCGAGCCGGTCGGTCCCGGCAGCACGCTGGCGGCCGTCTCCGTGGTCAACGAGATCAAGGTCCGCACGGCCGAGCTGCTGGTCGCGGGCGGCTGGACGCCGCCGGTCATCTCCAGCGCCAAGCTCGTCGGCGGCCCCCGCTCCGAGGAGCTGTTCGAGGCCGCCTACCTCGAACACGCCCGCCGCGCCGCCGCCGTGCTCAGGAAGCCATGA
- a CDS encoding ROK family protein has protein sequence MTALGIDVGGTYTKWVTLEGEAVSGSGTVPTPAGPDETVRLAASLAPHAGSIGIGLPGHVDRDTGTALFVPNPPGDWDGYPVGARLRALTGVPVSVVNDARAFARAELALGAARGLADVLFAVLGTGVGGAVALRGTVLVGPRDNLGEIGHVTVSPWGPVCCCGNRGCVETFAAGPGIVRAFRSGTAKATAAAEVAEAARAGDERAAQVFEQAGWALGVALGDAAAFLGVGSVVVGGGVSGALDLMRSTLHNELARRRPLIGDVTVLPAVLGPMAGAIGAALYGRRS, from the coding sequence GTGACCGCGCTCGGGATCGACGTCGGCGGCACGTACACCAAATGGGTGACGCTGGAAGGGGAGGCGGTCTCCGGCTCGGGCACCGTGCCCACGCCGGCCGGCCCTGACGAGACGGTGCGGCTCGCGGCCTCGCTGGCCCCGCACGCCGGGTCCATCGGGATCGGGCTCCCCGGCCACGTGGACCGCGACACCGGGACCGCCCTGTTCGTCCCGAATCCGCCGGGTGACTGGGACGGCTACCCCGTGGGCGCCCGGCTGCGCGCGCTGACCGGGGTCCCCGTCTCCGTCGTCAACGACGCCCGCGCGTTCGCGCGCGCCGAGCTGGCGCTGGGCGCCGCCCGGGGCCTGGCCGACGTGCTGTTCGCCGTGCTCGGCACCGGCGTGGGCGGGGCCGTGGCGCTGCGCGGGACCGTCCTCGTCGGGCCGCGCGACAACCTCGGTGAGATCGGCCACGTCACCGTCTCCCCCTGGGGGCCGGTCTGCTGCTGCGGCAACCGGGGCTGCGTGGAGACGTTCGCCGCCGGGCCGGGCATCGTGCGGGCCTTCCGCTCGGGGACGGCCAAGGCCACGGCGGCGGCGGAGGTCGCCGAGGCGGCCAGGGCCGGGGACGAGCGCGCGGCCCAGGTGTTCGAGCAGGCCGGCTGGGCGCTCGGCGTGGCGCTGGGCGACGCCGCCGCGTTCCTCGGCGTCGGCTCGGTGGTCGTCGGCGGCGGCGTCTCCGGCGCGCTCGACCTCATGCGATCCACCCTGCACAACGAACTGGCGCGCAGACGACCGCTGATCGGAGACGTCACGGTGCTGCCCGCCGTACTCGGCCCGATGGCGGGGGCCATCGGCGCCGCACTCTACGGGAGGAGATCTTGA
- a CDS encoding GH36-type glycosyl hydrolase domain-containing protein, which yields MSSYGEWTTAYGLPAFAYTLDQERDPRAEWDPVLDPPTRRHFAHVGNRRITLVSDNYGLSDLFDEHTGLLWLTRGTGVTRIGELSTDISGSERIFGPTFAVVRVADERVALERTVLCPEGEQPWVLIRLRVRNLLDAPVRLEATEEWTARAARVELITGAADADDPGLELELIGGARTRSGRLALPLELGAGEERVLDLRYGLLDDPAPAAASGPAPGSTSQAATFEESLAALRHRLPSASAARAPEAEREIPWHAALLTGAACADGVLGGHTLDQGSCYSFRHGFNGAARDPLQHALPLVYIEPDLALSVLRNTCAWGGPDGDLPYALGPDKRPWTDLFRPSDQNLWALWLAAEYLSATGDEAAFHADVPYHPVHETPGVPLLENLRRQFRFFADVVGRGEHGHVRILNADWNDMAITESGVPREVMIDRGESVLNSAMAAWVLPRYATLAERLGDPATAAEARKLGEELRDLVAGEWNGRWYRRAYGPGAVVGDDDLWLEVQPWAVLCGAAPPERAVELLRTIERTSAADSPLGARLRWPARDAYGPGGVGTIWYAINMTLVWAAAEHLPDLAWDWWRRMTLAAHTAAYPEVWEGTLSGPDAYLAPETGRPGRTWDLAEVGVAMQAYPVANLHSHSQPLLAYLRLLGVEPFRRPRGGARFASRVLEVGA from the coding sequence ATGAGCTCGTACGGGGAGTGGACGACGGCGTACGGGCTGCCCGCGTTCGCGTACACGCTGGACCAGGAGCGGGACCCGCGCGCCGAGTGGGACCCCGTGCTGGACCCGCCCACGCGGCGGCACTTCGCGCACGTGGGCAACCGGCGGATCACGCTGGTGTCGGACAACTACGGGCTGAGCGACCTGTTCGACGAGCACACCGGCCTGCTGTGGCTCACCCGGGGGACCGGCGTGACCCGCATCGGCGAGCTTTCCACCGATATTTCGGGATCTGAGCGGATCTTCGGGCCGACCTTCGCCGTCGTCCGGGTGGCCGACGAGCGGGTGGCCCTGGAACGCACGGTCCTCTGCCCGGAGGGCGAGCAGCCGTGGGTGCTGATCCGGCTTCGGGTGCGCAACCTGCTCGACGCGCCCGTACGGCTGGAGGCGACCGAGGAGTGGACGGCCAGGGCGGCCCGGGTCGAGCTCATCACCGGCGCCGCCGACGCCGACGACCCCGGGCTCGAGCTGGAGCTGATCGGCGGAGCCAGGACGCGGTCCGGGCGGCTCGCGCTCCCGCTGGAGCTGGGTGCGGGCGAGGAACGCGTGCTGGACCTCCGCTACGGCCTGCTGGACGACCCCGCGCCGGCAGCCGCCTCAGGTCCGGCACCCGGTTCCACCTCCCAGGCCGCGACGTTCGAGGAGAGCCTGGCGGCCCTGCGCCACCGGCTGCCGAGCGCGTCCGCCGCGCGGGCGCCCGAGGCCGAGCGGGAGATCCCCTGGCACGCCGCCCTGCTCACCGGCGCGGCCTGCGCCGACGGCGTGCTCGGCGGACACACCCTCGACCAGGGATCCTGCTACTCCTTCCGGCACGGCTTCAACGGCGCCGCCCGCGACCCGCTCCAGCACGCGCTTCCGCTCGTCTACATCGAGCCCGACCTGGCGCTGTCCGTGCTGCGCAACACGTGCGCGTGGGGCGGGCCCGACGGCGACCTGCCGTACGCGCTCGGACCGGACAAGCGGCCCTGGACCGACCTGTTCCGCCCGTCGGACCAGAACCTGTGGGCCCTGTGGCTGGCCGCCGAATACCTGAGCGCGACGGGCGACGAGGCCGCCTTCCACGCGGACGTGCCCTACCACCCGGTCCACGAGACCCCCGGCGTGCCGCTGCTGGAGAACCTGCGCAGGCAGTTCAGGTTCTTCGCCGACGTGGTCGGACGGGGCGAGCACGGGCACGTCCGCATCCTCAACGCCGACTGGAACGACATGGCCATCACCGAGAGCGGCGTGCCACGCGAGGTGATGATCGACCGGGGCGAGTCCGTCCTCAACTCCGCCATGGCCGCCTGGGTCCTGCCGCGCTACGCGACGCTGGCCGAGCGGCTCGGCGACCCCGCGACCGCCGCAGAGGCCCGCAAGCTGGGCGAGGAACTGCGCGACCTGGTCGCGGGGGAGTGGAACGGGCGCTGGTACCGCCGCGCGTACGGCCCGGGAGCGGTCGTCGGCGACGACGATCTGTGGCTGGAGGTGCAGCCCTGGGCCGTTCTGTGCGGCGCCGCCCCGCCTGAGCGGGCCGTGGAGCTGCTGCGCACGATCGAGCGCACTTCCGCCGCCGATTCCCCTTTGGGCGCCCGGCTGCGCTGGCCCGCCCGCGACGCGTACGGCCCCGGCGGGGTCGGCACGATCTGGTACGCGATCAACATGACGCTCGTCTGGGCCGCCGCCGAACACCTCCCCGACCTGGCCTGGGACTGGTGGCGGCGGATGACGCTGGCCGCGCACACGGCCGCCTACCCGGAGGTCTGGGAGGGCACGCTGTCGGGCCCCGACGCCTACCTGGCCCCCGAGACCGGCCGCCCCGGGCGCACCTGGGACCTGGCCGAGGTCGGCGTAGCCATGCAGGCGTACCCGGTCGCCAACCTGCACAGCCACTCCCAGCCGCTGCTGGCCTACCTGCGGCTGCTCGGCGTCGAGCCCTTCCGGCGGCCGCGCGGCGGGGCCCGCTTCGCCTCCCGGGTGCTGGAGGTCGGGGCGTGA
- a CDS encoding carbohydrate ABC transporter permease, with protein MKVLRGTVLTLVVAVMLLPVYAMFALSSASDASDLGGLTFDASQLGAHVAQLFGQGGFPLYLRNSLILSLGIAVLEVILSAAAGYALAQLRFPGSRALFAVIVGTLSLSPVVVLVPMYLIVKALGWIDTFQGMIVPFMMSAFGVFLVRQFALALPRELLLSARVDGASELRIFARIGVPLLRPALLTLFLLQFLAQWDNLLWPLIVANDPGLWPLPVGLSQLQTEYDFSIGLVSTAALITAVPPLALMFLLQRYYVAGLTLGGVRK; from the coding sequence GTGAAGGTCTTACGCGGGACCGTCCTGACGCTGGTCGTGGCCGTCATGCTGCTGCCGGTGTACGCGATGTTCGCGCTCTCCTCGGCCTCGGACGCGAGCGACCTCGGCGGGCTGACGTTCGACGCCTCCCAGCTGGGCGCGCACGTGGCGCAGCTGTTCGGCCAGGGCGGCTTCCCGCTCTACCTGCGCAACAGCCTGATCCTCTCGCTCGGCATCGCGGTCCTCGAGGTCATCCTGTCGGCCGCCGCCGGCTACGCGCTCGCGCAGCTCCGCTTCCCCGGCAGCCGCGCGCTGTTCGCGGTGATCGTGGGGACGCTGTCGCTGTCGCCGGTCGTGGTGCTCGTGCCGATGTACCTCATCGTCAAGGCGCTGGGCTGGATCGACACCTTCCAGGGCATGATCGTGCCGTTCATGATGAGCGCCTTCGGGGTGTTCCTTGTCCGCCAGTTCGCCCTGGCGCTGCCGCGCGAGCTGCTGCTGTCCGCGCGGGTGGACGGGGCGAGCGAGCTGCGCATCTTCGCCCGCATCGGCGTGCCCCTGCTGCGGCCCGCGCTGCTGACGCTCTTCCTGCTGCAGTTCCTCGCGCAGTGGGACAACCTGCTCTGGCCGCTCATCGTGGCCAACGACCCGGGGCTGTGGCCGCTGCCGGTGGGGCTGTCGCAGCTCCAGACCGAGTACGACTTCAGCATCGGCCTGGTGAGCACCGCCGCGCTGATCACGGCGGTGCCGCCGCTGGCGCTGATGTTCCTGCTGCAGCGCTACTACGTCGCCGGGCTGACCCTGGGAGGGGTGCGCAAATGA
- a CDS encoding carbohydrate ABC transporter permease: MTLSPALAPRVARVSGQGQRWAEARTGALLSLPAALYFLLFWVVPFVSAVYLSFTSYDLAGAPEWTGLDNYRRMLEDPGFWNSARVTAVYTAGSVVPSIVLALAIAVPLSKPGRYNAFLRALVMIPAAMPLVATSLTWSVIFAEDGLANALIGLAGAEPKPWLTDEGLALWALVIMTTWKHLGLFVIILTAGLQGLPLSVFEAAGLDGAGPVRIFFRITLPLLRRTLLFVLVIAVVGAMQSFVPAFLLTKGGPAGATEVLPLYMWATGFTFERMGYASAIAMVLLVAMLALSVAQFRVLRGGDDG, translated from the coding sequence ATGACGCTGTCGCCGGCGCTCGCGCCTCGCGTCGCGCGGGTCTCGGGCCAGGGGCAGCGCTGGGCGGAGGCGCGCACCGGCGCCCTGCTGTCCCTGCCCGCCGCCCTGTACTTCCTGCTCTTCTGGGTCGTGCCGTTCGTGTCGGCGGTCTACCTCAGCTTCACCAGCTACGACCTCGCCGGCGCCCCCGAGTGGACGGGCCTGGACAACTACCGCAGAATGCTGGAGGACCCCGGCTTCTGGAACTCGGCCAGGGTCACCGCCGTCTACACCGCCGGCTCCGTGGTGCCGTCGATCGTGCTCGCCCTGGCGATCGCCGTGCCGCTGAGCAAGCCGGGCCGCTACAACGCATTCCTCCGCGCCCTCGTCATGATCCCGGCCGCGATGCCGCTGGTGGCCACCTCGCTGACCTGGTCGGTGATCTTCGCCGAGGACGGCCTGGCCAACGCGCTGATCGGGCTGGCCGGCGCGGAGCCGAAGCCGTGGCTGACCGACGAGGGCCTGGCGCTCTGGGCCCTGGTGATCATGACGACGTGGAAGCATCTCGGCCTGTTCGTGATCATCCTGACCGCGGGCCTGCAGGGGCTGCCCCTGAGCGTCTTCGAGGCCGCCGGGCTCGACGGGGCGGGGCCGGTGCGGATCTTCTTCCGCATCACGCTGCCGCTGCTGCGCCGCACGCTGCTGTTCGTGCTGGTCATCGCGGTGGTCGGGGCGATGCAGTCGTTCGTGCCGGCCTTCCTGCTGACCAAGGGCGGCCCGGCGGGCGCGACCGAGGTGCTGCCGCTCTACATGTGGGCGACCGGCTTCACGTTCGAGCGCATGGGCTACGCCTCGGCCATCGCGATGGTGCTGCTCGTGGCCATGCTGGCGCTGTCGGTCGCGCAGTTCCGCGTGCTGCGGGGAGGCGATGACGGGTGA
- a CDS encoding ABC transporter substrate-binding protein — translation MTRLTRRALLRTATLATASGLLAACGSEPAATVPADGVPRGKLSVWLHQTKAYDKVFNPLLRSYMQEFGGVDITPLYVPVDKLDAKLLTAFAGDVPPDLVKIGGWTIPGHARKGRLAPIIPRAMGVADEKALVQAYDEHAIGSLSYEGKLYGVPIDYTICYLYYRRDRFIEAGLDPDKPPTTWEEVAEYSKRLTSADGKKVGLQWILGNPQWTLMQLLALVKGKGGTILSPDATKATLASEAGIEALRYYGGLGNAKLSNPLSGFGLFATGEAAMLVSGLFAMDLFPTLNPRLTFGKGFDIAPMPRWESGRPVAPAYTWGWAVAQKSKLQYTAWHFIDYLQREDVAARQLRDASLLTPVKGWEKLPGADQKAVDIMAASAPHADFGPQTPVWNEMAKALTDAGDAVAFGKKTPEQAAADFDQAMRIAL, via the coding sequence CGGCGTCCGGCCTGCTCGCCGCCTGCGGCTCCGAACCGGCCGCCACGGTCCCCGCCGACGGGGTGCCGCGCGGAAAACTGTCCGTCTGGCTGCACCAGACCAAGGCGTACGACAAGGTCTTCAACCCGCTGCTGCGCAGCTACATGCAGGAGTTCGGCGGCGTCGACATCACCCCCTTGTACGTGCCGGTCGACAAGCTCGACGCCAAGCTGCTGACCGCGTTCGCCGGCGACGTCCCGCCCGACCTGGTCAAGATCGGCGGCTGGACGATCCCGGGCCACGCCCGCAAGGGCCGGCTCGCCCCGATCATCCCCAGGGCCATGGGCGTGGCCGACGAGAAGGCGCTGGTCCAGGCGTACGACGAGCACGCGATCGGCTCGCTGTCGTACGAGGGCAAGCTGTACGGCGTCCCCATCGACTACACGATCTGCTACCTCTACTACCGCAGGGACAGGTTCATAGAAGCCGGGCTCGATCCGGACAAGCCGCCCACCACCTGGGAGGAGGTCGCCGAGTACAGCAAGCGGCTGACCTCGGCCGACGGCAAGAAGGTGGGCCTGCAGTGGATCCTGGGCAACCCGCAGTGGACGCTGATGCAGCTGCTCGCCCTGGTCAAGGGCAAGGGCGGCACGATTCTCAGCCCCGACGCCACCAAGGCCACGCTCGCCTCGGAGGCCGGGATCGAGGCGCTGCGCTACTACGGCGGCCTGGGCAACGCCAAGCTGTCCAACCCGCTGTCCGGGTTCGGGCTGTTCGCCACCGGTGAGGCGGCCATGCTGGTGTCCGGGCTGTTCGCGATGGACCTCTTCCCGACGCTCAACCCCAGGCTGACCTTCGGCAAGGGCTTCGACATCGCGCCGATGCCCCGCTGGGAGTCGGGCCGGCCGGTCGCCCCCGCCTACACCTGGGGCTGGGCGGTCGCCCAGAAGTCCAAGCTCCAGTACACCGCCTGGCACTTCATCGACTACCTCCAGCGCGAGGACGTCGCCGCCCGGCAGCTCAGGGACGCCAGCCTGCTCACCCCGGTCAAGGGCTGGGAGAAGCTGCCCGGGGCCGACCAGAAGGCCGTCGACATCATGGCCGCCTCCGCCCCGCACGCCGACTTCGGCCCGCAGACGCCCGTCTGGAACGAGATGGCCAAGGCGCTCACCGACGCCGGCGACGCGGTGGCGTTCGGCAAGAAGACGCCCGAGCAGGCCGCGGCGGACTTCGACCAGGCGATGCGGATCGCCCTATGA